Proteins encoded by one window of Chondromyces crocatus:
- the menD gene encoding 2-succinyl-5-enolpyruvyl-6-hydroxy-3-cyclohexene-1-carboxylic-acid synthase, whose product MSGSNLHMAWAELFVRAAVLAGVREAVICPGSRSTPLALAAAKEPGLRCHGIIDERMAAFFALGQARVSGRPTMFLCTSGTAGAHAFPALIEASQSFVPLLVVTADRPWELADVMAPQTIDQLKLFGGYVRHFAELGLPDPSPLALQAAARVAAQAVAASLGPTPGPVHVNARFRKPLEPVKVDGVEPWQAAWEALMRRGGPRVIGGRAGIDREALDALCERVSRAERGLLVCGPAPLAGAAVGEGGGLAGGVMPGRAVAAITALARRTGFPLLAEATSQVRFGGAVEGVVAPAAFDLMLRTPAFRATHAPDLILELWTPPTSAGYAAYLAEHGACPRFVISPHGWNDPTSAASALILADPVEVCEALVARLGERRPGRAAWSASFARAGEVVDALAAAAREDAALCEGAVVRSAVQACPAGSLLMIGNSRPVRDLDTYCVASEVPVGVLHQRGASGIDGLVAGAAGAAAVAGSTVTLVLGDVSLLHDVTSLGLAARVTARGGSEETSASLVIVVVQNDGGRIFEHLPIAERAPAELLEQCFTMPQDVDFAAAAAMFGVPFARVARQGDLDEALVEAHQRGGVSLIEAVVPPADGAVRAARLQDEVRRGIGALVSERGTAGA is encoded by the coding sequence TCGCTCGACGCCGCTCGCGCTCGCGGCAGCGAAGGAGCCCGGGCTCCGGTGCCACGGGATCATCGACGAGCGCATGGCGGCGTTCTTCGCGCTGGGGCAGGCGCGGGTGAGCGGGCGGCCGACGATGTTCCTCTGCACCTCGGGGACGGCGGGGGCGCACGCATTCCCGGCGCTGATCGAGGCGAGCCAGAGCTTCGTGCCGCTCCTGGTGGTGACGGCGGATCGGCCGTGGGAGCTGGCGGACGTGATGGCGCCGCAGACGATCGATCAGCTCAAGCTCTTCGGTGGGTACGTGCGGCACTTCGCCGAGCTGGGGTTGCCCGATCCGTCGCCGCTCGCGCTCCAGGCGGCAGCGCGCGTGGCGGCGCAGGCGGTGGCCGCGTCGCTCGGGCCGACGCCAGGGCCGGTGCACGTGAACGCGCGCTTCCGGAAGCCGCTGGAGCCCGTGAAGGTGGACGGCGTGGAGCCGTGGCAGGCGGCGTGGGAAGCGCTGATGCGGCGGGGCGGCCCGCGGGTGATCGGGGGGCGCGCGGGGATCGATCGCGAGGCGCTGGACGCGCTGTGCGAGCGGGTGAGCCGCGCGGAGCGAGGGCTGCTCGTCTGCGGGCCAGCGCCGCTCGCCGGGGCGGCCGTGGGCGAGGGGGGAGGCCTCGCGGGTGGGGTGATGCCGGGGCGGGCGGTGGCGGCGATCACGGCGCTCGCGCGCAGGACAGGGTTCCCGTTGCTCGCAGAGGCGACGAGCCAGGTGCGTTTCGGAGGCGCGGTGGAGGGGGTGGTCGCGCCCGCCGCGTTCGATCTGATGCTGCGCACGCCTGCATTCCGGGCGACGCACGCGCCGGACCTGATCCTGGAGCTGTGGACGCCGCCGACGTCGGCGGGCTACGCGGCCTACCTGGCCGAGCACGGGGCGTGTCCGCGCTTCGTGATCTCGCCGCACGGGTGGAACGATCCGACGAGCGCGGCGTCGGCGCTGATCCTCGCGGACCCCGTCGAGGTGTGCGAGGCGCTCGTGGCGCGGCTCGGCGAGAGGCGACCAGGGCGGGCGGCGTGGTCCGCGTCGTTCGCGCGGGCGGGTGAGGTGGTGGATGCGCTCGCCGCTGCGGCGCGGGAGGACGCGGCGCTCTGCGAGGGAGCGGTGGTGCGGTCCGCGGTGCAGGCGTGTCCCGCGGGGTCGCTGCTGATGATCGGGAACAGCCGGCCCGTGCGGGATCTGGATACGTACTGCGTGGCGAGTGAGGTGCCCGTGGGGGTGCTGCACCAGCGGGGGGCGAGCGGGATCGATGGCCTGGTGGCAGGCGCTGCGGGGGCTGCGGCTGTGGCAGGATCGACGGTGACGCTGGTGCTCGGGGACGTGAGCTTGCTGCACGACGTGACGTCGCTCGGGCTCGCGGCGCGGGTGACGGCGCGAGGGGGGTCGGAGGAGACGTCGGCCTCGCTGGTGATCGTGGTGGTCCAGAACGACGGGGGGCGGATCTTCGAGCACCTGCCGATCGCCGAGCGGGCCCCCGCGGAGCTGCTCGAACAGTGCTTCACCATGCCGCAGGACGTGGACTTCGCGGCGGCGGCGGCGATGTTCGGGGTGCCGTTCGCGCGGGTCGCACGGCAAGGAGACCTGGACGAGGCGCTGGTGGAGGCGCACCAGAGGGGTGGGGTGAGCTTGATCGAGGCGGTGGTTCCGCCGGCCGACGGGGCGGTGAGGGCGGCGCGGCTCCAGGACGAGGTGCGCCGGGGGATCGGCGCGCTGGTGAGCGAGCGAGGGACAGCGGGAGCATGA
- a CDS encoding 1,4-dihydroxy-2-naphthoate polyprenyltransferase — protein sequence MSDVAIQQHEPGPGGAGASGGIAPGSLRAWVLACRPATLPVAVAPVVVGTAVAHAVSSVRVAPALAALFGALLIQIVSNFANDVFDHEKGADTHERLGPTRATQSGLLTGRQVRLGMLVAVALAIPFGLYLVSVAGLPIVLIGVASILSAIAYTGGPYPLGYHGLGDVFVFVFFGLVAVCGTVFVQAGAVPPLAWLASLPVGAIATGVLVVNNVRDRETDVRAGKRTLAVRLGRTAGVVEYGLLMALAYAVPVALSVAPVRAWAVEGRGVGSAPWVLLPVVTLPLALRCLRTLRTMEGKPLNACLAATAKLLLAFSLLFAVGLVLSSP from the coding sequence ATGAGCGACGTGGCCATCCAGCAGCACGAGCCAGGACCCGGCGGTGCCGGGGCATCCGGTGGGATCGCGCCCGGGTCGCTGCGGGCCTGGGTGCTGGCGTGCCGGCCGGCGACGCTGCCGGTGGCCGTGGCGCCGGTGGTGGTCGGCACGGCGGTGGCGCACGCGGTCTCCTCGGTGCGCGTCGCGCCGGCGCTGGCGGCGCTGTTCGGCGCGCTGCTGATCCAGATCGTGTCGAACTTCGCCAACGACGTGTTCGATCACGAGAAGGGCGCGGACACGCACGAGCGGCTGGGGCCGACGCGGGCGACCCAGTCGGGCTTGCTGACCGGGCGCCAGGTGCGGCTGGGGATGCTGGTGGCGGTGGCGCTGGCGATCCCGTTCGGTCTCTACCTGGTCTCGGTGGCGGGGCTGCCGATCGTGCTGATCGGGGTGGCGTCGATCCTCTCGGCGATCGCGTACACGGGCGGCCCGTACCCGCTCGGGTACCACGGGCTGGGGGACGTGTTCGTGTTCGTGTTCTTCGGCCTGGTGGCGGTCTGCGGCACGGTCTTCGTGCAAGCGGGCGCGGTGCCGCCGCTCGCGTGGCTCGCGTCCTTGCCCGTGGGCGCGATCGCGACCGGGGTGCTGGTGGTGAACAACGTGCGCGACCGCGAGACGGACGTGCGGGCGGGGAAGCGGACGCTGGCCGTGCGCCTGGGCCGCACGGCCGGGGTGGTCGAGTACGGGCTCCTGATGGCGCTGGCCTACGCAGTCCCGGTGGCGCTCTCGGTCGCGCCCGTGCGGGCGTGGGCGGTGGAGGGGCGCGGGGTGGGGAGCGCGCCCTGGGTGCTGCTGCCGGTGGTGACGCTCCCGCTCGCCCTGCGGTGCTTGCGGACGCTGCGTACCATGGAGGGGAAGCCGCTCAACGCTTGCCTCGCGGCGACGGCAAAGCTTTTGCTGGCTTTCTCCTTGCTGTTCGCCGTGGGCCTGGTCCTCTCCTCACCATGA
- a CDS encoding mandelate racemase/muconate lactonizing enzyme family protein: MKGDSPMLELRIEEARVEDVALGDGRRGFVVTLFDDGGRGGLGEATPLSGFSPEDVASCAQALHEVSARVGAAWPAMRGTAPALATTATPKDEVASWMDRFAPGLDRVPSARFALETALLDLLGQQLRLSVAASLGGACAYAEVPVNGLAVAADGPEVLVEAGHALVARGMRCLKVKLRGRDDAAFAAELEALRALRRAVEPPGGLELRLDANGVWSLEEARRRLDALAPLRPRFVEQPVAAEALDQLGPCAVPWAADESLGVPGMAERLLEADGCVAFVLKPAALGLLRAHTLGTMAQARGLGVVVTHFMDGPVALAAACELALGLPSAPLACGLDVHAGLRAWPSLPVPQRRLEGVVVASGRAGLGVAS; encoded by the coding sequence GTGAAAGGGGATTCGCCAATGCTGGAGCTGCGCATCGAGGAGGCGCGCGTCGAGGACGTGGCGCTCGGGGACGGTCGCCGCGGATTTGTGGTCACGCTCTTCGACGACGGGGGGCGAGGGGGGCTGGGCGAGGCGACGCCGCTGTCCGGGTTCTCCCCGGAGGATGTGGCGAGCTGCGCGCAGGCGCTGCACGAGGTGTCGGCGCGCGTCGGGGCGGCGTGGCCAGCGATGCGCGGGACGGCGCCGGCGCTCGCGACGACCGCGACGCCGAAGGACGAGGTGGCGAGCTGGATGGATCGGTTCGCGCCGGGGCTCGATCGGGTGCCGTCGGCGCGGTTCGCGCTGGAGACGGCGCTGCTGGATCTGCTCGGACAGCAGCTCCGTCTCTCGGTGGCCGCGAGCCTGGGGGGCGCGTGCGCGTACGCCGAGGTGCCCGTGAATGGGCTGGCGGTCGCGGCGGATGGGCCCGAGGTGCTGGTGGAGGCCGGACACGCGCTGGTCGCGCGGGGGATGCGCTGCCTCAAGGTGAAGCTGCGGGGGCGGGACGACGCGGCGTTCGCGGCGGAGCTGGAGGCGCTCAGGGCCTTGCGGCGCGCGGTGGAGCCGCCAGGAGGCCTGGAGCTGCGGCTGGACGCGAACGGCGTGTGGTCGCTGGAGGAGGCGAGGCGGCGCCTCGACGCGCTGGCCCCGCTGCGGCCCCGGTTCGTGGAGCAGCCGGTGGCGGCCGAGGCGCTGGACCAGCTCGGGCCGTGCGCGGTGCCCTGGGCTGCGGACGAGTCGCTCGGGGTGCCGGGGATGGCGGAGCGCCTGCTCGAAGCCGATGGCTGCGTGGCGTTCGTGCTCAAGCCGGCGGCGCTCGGGCTCTTGCGGGCGCACACGCTGGGAACGATGGCGCAAGCGCGGGGGCTCGGGGTGGTGGTGACGCACTTCATGGACGGGCCGGTCGCGCTGGCGGCGGCGTGCGAACTCGCGCTCGGGCTGCCCAGCGCGCCGCTCGCGTGCGGCCTCGATGTGCACGCGGGGTTGCGCGCGTGGCCGTCGCTGCCAGTTCCGCAGCGGCGGCTGGAGGGCGTCGTCGTCGCATCGGGGAGAGCGGGGCTCGGGGTCGCTTCGTGA
- a CDS encoding class I adenylate-forming enzyme family protein, whose protein sequence is MSGLCVIEAAREPGVANRVALITADTTWRYGELSQLTALCRERFRREGIEAGGRVAILSPNRLGAVVAIHALLSLGAVLVPLHPRLTATEAEALIEDARPTRVLREADLVALESALGDAVRAGAVAGPWWLTQPAVEVSSAVEVPSATEVSPAVEVPQAAEVPAVVSGEVVKDDAAEEGDLAILYTSGTTGRAKGAVLSRRAFVAAAVASAENLGFHESDRWLLCMPLCHVGGLSVLTRCLLARRAMILVERFEPQEVLRAIVRDRATLLSVVPTMLAALVEADPQHVLARLRAVLVGGAGAPQRLLEICARRRVPVLTTYGLTEACSQVTSQAPRDASTQEPGSGRPLGGSEVRLVDVDDAGAGRIQVRSATLFRGYWRGPERAPEHPLDAEGWFDTGDLGRLDDAGRLHVLARRTDLVVTGGENVYPAEVERALEGCEGVSRALVFGVPDERWGQLVAAAVVLDPAAPKGAPEVWIASETSARLASHKRPRLLAVVDALPVTPAGKPDRRGAAERLAAKLRPLPRR, encoded by the coding sequence GTGAGCGGACTCTGCGTGATCGAGGCGGCGCGTGAGCCGGGGGTGGCCAACCGGGTGGCGTTGATCACCGCCGACACGACGTGGCGCTACGGGGAGCTTTCGCAGCTCACCGCCCTGTGCCGTGAGCGCTTCCGACGCGAGGGGATCGAGGCGGGCGGGCGGGTGGCGATCCTCTCGCCGAACCGGCTGGGGGCGGTGGTGGCGATCCACGCGCTGCTCTCGCTCGGCGCGGTGCTCGTCCCCTTGCACCCGCGCCTGACGGCTACCGAGGCCGAGGCGTTGATCGAGGATGCTCGCCCCACCCGGGTGCTGCGCGAGGCCGATCTCGTGGCGCTGGAGAGCGCGCTGGGGGACGCGGTGCGCGCCGGGGCGGTGGCGGGGCCGTGGTGGCTCACGCAGCCGGCCGTGGAGGTCTCCTCGGCCGTGGAGGTCCCCTCGGCGACGGAAGTCTCGCCGGCCGTGGAGGTCCCGCAGGCTGCGGAGGTCCCAGCGGTCGTGAGCGGCGAGGTGGTGAAGGACGACGCAGCAGAGGAGGGGGATCTCGCCATCCTCTACACGTCGGGGACCACGGGGCGTGCGAAGGGAGCGGTGCTGTCCCGGCGCGCCTTCGTGGCTGCGGCGGTGGCGAGCGCGGAGAACCTCGGGTTCCACGAGAGCGACCGCTGGCTGCTCTGCATGCCGCTCTGTCACGTCGGGGGGCTCTCCGTCCTCACGCGGTGCTTGCTGGCGAGGAGGGCGATGATCCTCGTGGAGCGCTTCGAGCCCCAGGAGGTGCTCCGGGCGATCGTGCGGGACCGAGCCACGCTGCTCTCGGTGGTGCCGACGATGCTCGCCGCGCTCGTGGAGGCGGATCCTCAGCATGTCCTCGCGCGGTTGCGCGCCGTCCTGGTGGGTGGAGCCGGCGCGCCGCAGCGGCTGCTCGAGATCTGCGCCAGGCGCCGCGTGCCCGTGTTGACCACCTACGGGCTCACCGAGGCGTGCTCGCAGGTGACATCCCAGGCGCCGCGGGACGCGTCGACCCAGGAGCCAGGATCGGGGCGGCCGCTCGGAGGGAGCGAGGTGCGCCTCGTGGACGTCGACGACGCGGGGGCAGGGCGCATCCAGGTCCGGAGCGCGACGCTGTTCCGCGGCTACTGGCGAGGTCCCGAGCGCGCGCCGGAGCACCCGCTCGACGCCGAGGGGTGGTTCGACACCGGGGATCTCGGGCGGTTGGATGACGCGGGGCGCCTCCACGTTCTGGCGCGGCGCACGGATCTGGTCGTGACCGGCGGAGAGAACGTGTACCCGGCCGAGGTGGAGCGAGCGCTCGAAGGGTGCGAGGGGGTGTCGCGGGCCCTGGTGTTCGGCGTGCCGGATGAGCGGTGGGGGCAGCTCGTGGCGGCCGCGGTGGTGCTCGATCCCGCGGCACCGAAGGGGGCGCCCGAGGTGTGGATCGCGTCCGAAACGAGCGCGCGCCTCGCGTCCCACAAGCGACCTCGCTTGCTGGCGGTCGTCGATGCGCTGCCGGTCACCCCTGCGGGAAAGCCCGACAGGCGCGGCGCCGCCGAGCGTCTCGCGGCGAAGCTGCGGCCGCTGCCTCGACGATGA
- a CDS encoding lysophospholipid acyltransferase family protein produces the protein MQRWCETSARGLNIAVHASGMENVPAHGPFVYAANHQSVLDILVLGSVLPHDYKWAAKRELMKIPFLGWHLKLAGHVPVDRSAGSRAAAQVIARFEEVLRGGKPLLVFPEGTRSDDGILRPFKSGSFYAAVRAGVPVVPVAIEGTHRLMKKGAPDTGDGRMRDVYVRIGAPIEPRAEGKEAVRVSDLRDRAHAAVMDLHLAIGGTPPKPAPTGIEPNAVPPVTEASAAE, from the coding sequence ATGCAGCGCTGGTGTGAGACGAGCGCGCGCGGGCTGAACATCGCCGTCCACGCGAGCGGCATGGAGAACGTGCCGGCCCACGGGCCGTTCGTGTACGCCGCCAACCACCAGAGCGTGCTCGACATCCTGGTGCTGGGCTCGGTGCTCCCTCACGACTACAAGTGGGCGGCGAAGCGCGAGCTGATGAAGATCCCCTTCCTCGGCTGGCACCTCAAGCTCGCGGGGCACGTGCCGGTCGACCGCAGCGCGGGCTCGCGCGCGGCGGCGCAGGTGATCGCTCGCTTCGAGGAGGTCCTGCGCGGGGGCAAGCCGCTGCTCGTGTTCCCGGAAGGGACGCGGAGCGACGATGGGATCCTGCGGCCCTTCAAGTCGGGCAGCTTCTACGCTGCGGTGCGGGCCGGGGTCCCGGTGGTCCCGGTGGCCATCGAGGGGACGCATCGGTTGATGAAGAAGGGGGCGCCCGATACGGGCGATGGCCGCATGCGTGACGTGTACGTCCGCATTGGCGCGCCGATCGAACCCCGCGCCGAGGGGAAGGAAGCCGTGCGTGTCTCGGATCTGCGCGATCGTGCCCATGCGGCCGTGATGGATCTGCACCTCGCGATCGGCGGGACGCCGCCGAAGCCGGCGCCGACGGGCATCGAGCCGAACGCCGTGCCACCGGTGACCGAGGCGAGCGCCGCGGAGTGA
- a CDS encoding serine/threonine protein kinase: MSRLPEPAPAGLSFQYLAEIAVGATTRVDLSRITGPRRSGELCAVKRLHAHLEEDAGVATEFLDEVWMTASLKHPSVVEVVGWGKDEQGSYLAVELVQGVSLMRLMKTVTETREAFPERLVVYAAAQICRGLAAAHGLRAPSGELLNLVHRDLTPGNVLVGFQGEVKIADFGLAKAKLRMTRTLTGTLKGEPTYMAPEQAKGTEIDRRADLFALGVMMFELFAGQHPWAAPTEFEMVHLIATAPPADLRELRPKIDKGLVTLVNRCLEKDPAARYQSAEEILARLDEWLHAHGYQQGSQEALARFVRRNAMRQMRWFERAMGGELAPTGEAMPVNQPPAARPPPPPRADSYLGGPITVLGAKGVPLVKAPPGAERDEERTEITADVHARFKAGRDPVDELSDDEMPTGPIGGWGNEEDGPTLIKKGRTFPLPRSIGQLIAAPESSVTSIVTSKGDSPSTIARIRGPHDTLLDEESDARTTAVKAVHLPAPRLPAPLPAPLPVPPLAAPPASPITPGAAPGLLDVSSEELPTMPLKGDNAFPMLPSNGRAPGLPGHATSPPPPPPPGSSSMPPLPGRSSPPPGALGPLPPPRGPSFPPPGGGAASVAAPFRTTTPLELSESRSLATPPDQRVVAEAERLAREAARLREEAERLAASSRAVSQAAAMAAEAVRLLSSGGATEAARRLEEALHLERSASAGIPASSPVAQAPSLPPPPPPPPPSSPSLLHESASSPAFLAGAKASDLPAFASSSAPFSSPQPEFQVSASPHPTLRLTGNGVPGSGAAIASVPPPSSYLHRSTGMSGGAPLMPAALGPDGAAQGLVTGGAGGLQPDVPSTLFGMSKLLVLLFVGVFVLVLGLLFLVFS; the protein is encoded by the coding sequence ATGTCCCGGCTCCCCGAGCCCGCCCCGGCGGGGCTCTCGTTTCAGTACCTCGCCGAGATCGCCGTGGGCGCGACGACGCGCGTGGACCTCAGCCGGATCACCGGGCCGAGGCGCAGCGGCGAGCTCTGTGCCGTCAAGCGACTGCACGCGCACCTCGAAGAAGACGCAGGGGTAGCGACGGAGTTCCTCGACGAGGTCTGGATGACCGCGTCCCTCAAGCACCCCAGTGTGGTCGAGGTGGTGGGGTGGGGGAAGGACGAGCAGGGCTCGTACCTCGCCGTGGAGCTGGTGCAAGGCGTCAGCCTGATGCGGCTGATGAAGACGGTGACCGAGACCCGCGAGGCGTTCCCGGAGCGCCTGGTGGTCTACGCTGCGGCGCAGATCTGTCGCGGGCTCGCGGCTGCTCACGGTCTGCGGGCGCCCTCGGGTGAGCTGCTGAACCTCGTTCACCGCGATCTGACGCCGGGGAACGTGCTCGTCGGCTTCCAGGGCGAGGTGAAGATCGCCGACTTCGGCCTGGCCAAGGCGAAGCTGCGCATGACGCGGACGCTCACCGGCACGCTCAAGGGCGAGCCGACGTACATGGCCCCCGAGCAAGCGAAGGGCACCGAGATCGACCGCCGCGCGGATCTCTTCGCGCTGGGGGTGATGATGTTCGAGCTCTTCGCCGGGCAGCACCCCTGGGCAGCGCCCACCGAGTTCGAGATGGTGCACCTCATCGCGACGGCGCCGCCGGCCGATCTGCGCGAGCTGCGGCCGAAGATCGACAAGGGGCTGGTGACGCTCGTGAACCGCTGCCTGGAGAAGGATCCGGCGGCGCGCTACCAGAGCGCCGAGGAGATCCTGGCGCGCCTCGACGAGTGGTTGCACGCCCACGGCTACCAGCAGGGGAGCCAGGAGGCACTCGCCCGCTTCGTGCGGCGCAACGCCATGCGGCAGATGCGGTGGTTCGAGCGGGCCATGGGGGGTGAGCTCGCCCCGACGGGTGAAGCGATGCCCGTGAACCAGCCGCCTGCGGCGCGTCCGCCGCCTCCACCGCGCGCGGACTCGTACCTCGGGGGGCCGATCACCGTGCTCGGCGCCAAGGGGGTCCCCCTGGTCAAGGCGCCGCCAGGGGCCGAGCGGGACGAGGAGCGGACCGAGATCACCGCCGATGTGCACGCGCGGTTCAAGGCCGGTCGCGATCCGGTCGACGAGCTGTCCGACGACGAGATGCCGACGGGTCCCATCGGGGGGTGGGGCAACGAGGAGGACGGGCCGACCCTCATCAAGAAGGGGCGGACCTTCCCGCTTCCCCGGTCCATCGGGCAGCTCATCGCTGCGCCCGAATCTTCCGTCACCAGCATCGTCACGTCGAAGGGGGACAGTCCCTCGACGATCGCGCGGATCCGAGGGCCGCACGACACGCTGCTCGACGAAGAAAGCGATGCGCGTACGACGGCGGTGAAGGCGGTCCACCTGCCGGCGCCGCGGCTCCCAGCGCCTCTGCCCGCGCCGCTCCCCGTGCCACCCCTGGCTGCGCCGCCCGCTTCTCCCATCACGCCAGGAGCTGCACCGGGCTTGCTCGACGTGAGCTCGGAAGAGCTGCCGACGATGCCGCTCAAGGGCGACAACGCCTTTCCGATGCTGCCCTCGAACGGGCGCGCTCCCGGGTTGCCAGGGCATGCGACGTCGCCACCGCCGCCGCCGCCACCTGGCTCGAGTTCCATGCCGCCGCTCCCGGGGCGGAGTTCACCACCGCCCGGCGCGCTCGGGCCGCTGCCGCCACCGCGCGGGCCTTCGTTCCCACCGCCCGGAGGTGGGGCGGCGTCGGTCGCTGCACCTTTTCGCACGACGACGCCGCTGGAGCTGTCCGAGTCCCGCAGCCTCGCGACGCCCCCGGATCAGCGGGTCGTGGCGGAGGCAGAGCGGCTCGCCCGTGAGGCAGCGCGGCTGCGTGAGGAAGCAGAGCGGCTGGCAGCGTCGTCGCGGGCCGTGAGCCAGGCGGCAGCGATGGCTGCTGAAGCGGTGAGGCTGCTGTCGAGCGGTGGGGCGACGGAAGCCGCGCGCCGTCTGGAGGAGGCCCTCCACCTGGAGCGCAGCGCCTCGGCGGGGATCCCGGCGTCCTCTCCCGTGGCGCAGGCGCCCAGCTTGCCGCCTCCGCCCCCCCCGCCGCCCCCTTCCAGCCCCAGCCTCCTGCACGAGTCGGCCTCGTCCCCGGCGTTCCTCGCTGGTGCCAAGGCTTCGGATCTGCCCGCATTTGCGTCGAGCAGCGCTCCGTTCTCGTCGCCGCAGCCGGAATTTCAGGTGTCCGCGTCGCCGCATCCGACGCTTCGACTGACGGGCAACGGGGTCCCCGGCAGCGGCGCGGCGATCGCCTCGGTGCCACCTCCGTCGAGCTACCTGCATCGATCCACCGGGATGAGCGGCGGAGCCCCCCTCATGCCAGCGGCCCTGGGACCCGACGGGGCGGCGCAGGGCCTCGTCACGGGGGGGGCCGGCGGTCTCCAACCAGACGTCCCGTCGACGCTGTTCGGCATGTCCAAGCTCCTCGTGCTGCTGTTCGTGGGCGTCTTCGTGCTCGTGCTGGGTCTCCTGTTCCTGGTCTTCTCGTGA
- a CDS encoding tetratricopeptide repeat protein produces the protein MAEQDDWLLIGLDEKLARRQGLPPRLPVPKAEFDGLADNGLSIDNARKWIKDFLTNSEPGKSGVWRKQNSAVVSSLEAFVDKGPLWERAQKCFAENDYEKAISTLKRISTMDPEDHAAKLNLASAQANQRDFPAALKNFQAIRKTFEGDPDFHVAVGHVHLALENRDAAMDEMVLALEAKPDHQPALDAMVQMRVLTPIYENPRDANSLLYVRADAVDEYLRGQWDAEPRDLAFFIEQIAYHERELRHGVVLAAAERAIESAGKTESPDASQVERVELARVSALRALGRVTEAQAAAEAYAARAPRSAGAQVELARTLATGGRGDEARAAIDRALEIDPGDLEALAIRFLPEDTNDLQKMHAAFPALQAFVEAHPESAGAWRSRARAELAIGREDDGLAHFAKAVSLAPADDELRAEYWGELGKQQRYQEILDDAAKISDMKKRDWKLRWNEAEAYVGLEKRAEARACFSAINFDESLHVDVRKRAKRAVNAVDEQAATPAEPPAAGEGEATPG, from the coding sequence ATGGCGGAGCAGGACGACTGGTTGCTCATCGGCTTGGACGAAAAGTTGGCGCGTCGGCAGGGCCTTCCCCCGCGACTGCCCGTCCCCAAAGCGGAGTTCGATGGCCTCGCGGACAATGGCCTCAGCATCGACAACGCGCGCAAGTGGATCAAAGACTTTCTGACGAACTCGGAGCCCGGGAAGAGCGGCGTCTGGCGCAAGCAGAACAGCGCCGTCGTCAGCAGCCTGGAGGCCTTCGTCGACAAGGGGCCTCTCTGGGAGCGAGCGCAGAAGTGCTTCGCCGAGAACGACTACGAGAAGGCCATCTCGACGCTGAAGCGCATCAGCACGATGGATCCCGAGGATCATGCCGCGAAGCTGAACCTCGCGTCCGCGCAGGCGAACCAGCGTGATTTCCCGGCGGCGCTGAAGAACTTCCAGGCCATCCGGAAGACGTTCGAGGGCGATCCCGACTTCCACGTGGCGGTCGGGCACGTGCACCTCGCTCTGGAGAACCGGGACGCCGCAATGGATGAGATGGTGCTCGCGCTGGAGGCGAAGCCGGATCATCAGCCAGCCCTGGACGCGATGGTGCAGATGCGGGTGCTGACGCCGATCTACGAGAACCCGCGCGACGCGAACTCGTTGCTCTACGTGCGCGCGGACGCCGTAGACGAGTACCTGCGCGGGCAGTGGGACGCAGAGCCCCGCGACCTGGCGTTCTTCATCGAGCAGATCGCCTACCACGAGCGCGAGCTGCGCCACGGCGTGGTGCTCGCGGCGGCCGAGCGTGCGATCGAGTCCGCCGGGAAGACGGAGTCCCCCGACGCGAGCCAGGTCGAGCGGGTGGAGCTGGCGCGCGTCTCGGCGCTTCGAGCGCTCGGCCGCGTCACCGAGGCGCAGGCGGCGGCAGAGGCCTACGCGGCGCGCGCTCCTCGGTCGGCAGGGGCGCAGGTGGAGCTGGCGCGGACGCTGGCCACCGGAGGACGTGGAGACGAGGCACGGGCCGCCATCGATCGCGCGCTCGAGATCGATCCGGGCGACCTCGAAGCCCTCGCGATCCGTTTCCTCCCCGAGGACACCAACGACCTGCAGAAGATGCACGCGGCCTTCCCCGCGCTCCAGGCGTTCGTCGAGGCGCATCCAGAGAGCGCGGGGGCGTGGCGCTCCAGAGCGCGCGCAGAGCTGGCCATCGGGCGAGAGGACGACGGGCTCGCGCATTTCGCGAAGGCCGTGTCCCTGGCGCCCGCCGACGACGAGCTGCGGGCCGAGTACTGGGGCGAGCTGGGCAAGCAGCAGCGCTACCAGGAGATTCTCGACGACGCGGCGAAGATCTCCGACATGAAGAAGCGCGACTGGAAGCTCCGGTGGAACGAGGCGGAGGCCTACGTCGGCCTGGAGAAACGCGCCGAAGCGCGCGCGTGCTTCTCGGCGATCAACTTCGACGAGTCGCTCCACGTCGACGTCCGCAAGCGCGCGAAGCGCGCCGTGAACGCGGTGGACGAGCAGGCGGCCACGCCGGCCGAGCCGCCGGCTGCCGGTGAAGGCGAAGCCACGCCGGGCTGA
- a CDS encoding DUF2505 domain-containing protein, with protein MGKFTLTHEINCNADTFWKVFFDKSFNEKLFLEYLGFPAYQILEQRESDTEIFRKVSGQPKMEMPGPVQKLLGSSFSYTEDGRWNKATKVWTWKMTPSAMADKVRQEGSMRIEPIGDDKVRRITEILIEAKVFGVGGLIESSAEKQLREGWDRSQGFMNRWVAEGKAG; from the coding sequence ATGGGAAAATTTACGCTCACCCACGAGATCAACTGCAACGCCGACACCTTCTGGAAGGTCTTCTTCGATAAGAGCTTCAATGAAAAGCTCTTCCTGGAATACCTCGGCTTCCCGGCGTACCAGATCCTCGAGCAGCGCGAGTCGGACACGGAGATCTTCCGGAAGGTCTCCGGTCAGCCCAAGATGGAGATGCCAGGGCCGGTACAGAAGCTGCTCGGAAGCAGCTTCAGCTACACGGAAGATGGGCGCTGGAACAAGGCGACCAAGGTCTGGACCTGGAAGATGACCCCCAGCGCGATGGCCGACAAAGTGCGCCAGGAAGGCTCGATGCGCATCGAGCCGATCGGCGACGACAAGGTCCGGCGCATCACCGAGATCCTCATCGAGGCCAAGGTCTTCGGTGTCGGTGGCCTCATCGAGAGCAGCGCCGAGAAGCAGCTCCGCGAGGGATGGGACCGCAGCCAGGGCTTCATGAACCGCTGGGTCGCCGAAGGGAAGGCGGGCTGA